The DNA sequence ATAGCCTTCAGTTTTTCTTGCAATTTCTTTAAGAGTTAGACCTGATGCAATTGGCACATTCTTTATGTCAAGATCTAATATCTTTTTTCGTGAACCCAATTCCGGTAGAGGAATATAGATATGCTTAGAAAAACGACCAGGCCTAAGCAGTGCTTCATCTAAAACGTCTTGATGGTTAGTTGCAGCAATTACTATTACACCTTTGTTAAAATTAAAACCATCCATTTCAATCAGTAGTTGGTTTAAAGTTTTGTTATGGTCCTCGTTTATAGCTCTATTAGATTCGTTCTTGGAGTCACTACGTTCTGAACCGATAGAATCTATCTCATCTATAAAAATTACACAAGGAGCCTTTTTTCTTGCTGTTCGAAAAAGTTCTTGTATATTGTGTACACCTTGATTAGCAAATCGACCAGCAATGTCAGCTCCGGAAATGGGAAAAAATGGAAGCTTAGCTTCACCCGCAATTGCGCGAGCAATAAGTGTTTTACCATTTTCTGGTGGGCCATATAAAAGATGGCCTTGTGGTGGCTTAAAACCAACCTTTTCAAATAGAGCTTTCTTTTCCTGTGATATATCATTACAAATCATTCGTAGTGCTTCTTTCATTTTATCTGATACTATAACGTCGTCAAACGTTACTTTTTGCTCATCCTGCTCAACCTTTGTTACTCCAGGTAATTTCATTAGCAAAGAATAGATAGCAAAACATAATACAACTGCAGTGCATATTACTGAACATGTTACTACAACAGATTTTATAATGATAGGCGTGAAAGATATAGTGTCCGCAGCAGCTTTAATTTTAAAAAAAAGAATATACATAAGACAAATAAAAGCAGCGATTGTTAGACATAATAAAACAAATTTGAAAAATCTTGATCCACTCATTGTAATTCCTAATTAAATATCAATTAATTTTAGCAAATTTTCCTTTATTATACCATTGATGGAATATTTAATCTCATCATCACTAATATTCTTGCTATCATGTTTTATACATGGATAAGCAATCACCTTTCCATTTTTTTGTACCGTAGGTAAAGAATAAAAAACTTCAGGGCAGCAGTTATAATCCTTCAGAAATTCAGGAACTCTTTGTGTTTTTTTTAGTGGAGCAATGATAACTGAACATTCTCGATTTCCGAGCACTATGCAGCTAAATCTGTTATCCCATTCAATAGGACCATTTAATGGTAAGTACACAGTAATTTGCCGTATCTTTGATGGTTCTCTTATTATCAGGACGCTTTCTCCATATTTTCTTATTTTGCATCCATAGAGTGTACAGTTAACATTACTATCTTGTTGCAATATTTTATTAAATATTGCAACAAGGCTGTTGTATCTTGGTTTATAGTGTTTGCTGGTAATTGCCATTATAGAGTAAAGAAGAAGCCTTAAGGCTATTTCCTCTGGTAGTTTATACAGTTTACTTAATTTAATTTCAATGTAACCAAGATCATACACATTAACACAGTCATTAAATGCAAGGCGTGTGTAGTGCATCAACGCTTTTGCAGCTCTTTTCATATGAAGGGCTGCAAGGCATATTCGGTCTGTTAAAACATCTTGATTATCACTTGCTTCAAGCAAGTTACGGTATAAAGTTCGCTTGTATTTTAAGTCATAATTGCTTCTATCTTCGGTCCATCTTAACTGGTGAAGCTTAGCATACCTTTCTATTTCACTACGACTGAAATTTAACAACGGCCTAAATACATAAATACCATTTAAGAAAGATTTGTAGTCCATTGATGATAATCCATCTACGCCACTACCTCGTTCTAATCTCAACAAAAATGTTTCTGCTTGATCATTTTTATGGTGAGCAACAAATAAATATTTAACATTATTGTTTTTACACCATTCTATTAATAACTTATACCGTGCTTTTCGTGCCTGCAACTGAATATTGCCTTTAATATTTTTCTTCTCCCAATTTAATACAAACGACTCCTTTGCTCCGAGTTCTTTTGCATAACTCATAGCAAAATGAGCTTCTTTTTGAGATTCTAAACGTAACCCATGATTTACTGTTAATGCTATAGGGGCTAAAAGCTTGCTTTTTTTTGCCCAATTAATCGTTAAGTGCAATAAAACTACACTGTCTATACCACCTGATACTGCAACCGCAACTTGATTATCATGAAAAGCAAAGTTATTAACTATATTTTGAAATAACAACTCCAATTGCATTATATTTCTTGATGATTAGGCAATTCAAACCTCTCTAAATTATACCGGCATAGCACTTCAATGCAAATTGAGCTAACAATCAGTAGAAGCACAAGTTTGACTGTTTATCATCCCAGTGCTGAACACTGGGATTCAAAGGAGACTATCTTTTTATTCCAGAGAATGAAAATTCTACTCTACGATTTTTAGCATGGTCTTTTTCGTACTTAGAATTTTTAGAATCATCTTTTACGTCAACCAAAGGCTCAGTTTCACCTTTAGAAGCAGTTTTTATTCTATTTTCTAGATAAGATGCACAGCTGACCATAAACTTTTTAGCTGCATCTGCTCTTCTAGCACCTAATGCAAGATTATATTCATGAGAACCACGATTGTCAGTATGACCAGTTAAAGTAACCTTCGCATCAGGGTTATCTTGTAACACTTCCATTGCATCAAGCAATGCATCTGCACTCATTTCAGTAATACTAGATTCGTCGTAACCAAAGAAAACTCTTTTATCACCTATTTGCTTAATAACGGCATTCATTTTATTTGCCACACTTACTTCTTTTTTAGGACAAGAACTTACACCGGTAATCAGCAAACAAAAACAACACATTATAACCACTCTACTCCACATTACTAAACCTCCATAATTTTAAATATAGTGCGTAATTTTAATTTTGTGACTAATAATCACTCTATACTATAATGTAGTCAAGAAAAATAAAATACTAAATATTTCCTTTACAATACAACCTGACAATTAATTTTCTGATAAGATGCTCGATTTTTGTGCGTCCAGCAAAGGCTGGCATGTTCATAGTGCAAGCGTTCAAGATCGTGATGGTATCTTTTTGTTCAAGCTAAATGCAAATTTACGTAAGTTTTTTGCTGATCAGGGATATATAGGCAAATTGCAAAATCACTGTTTATTGAAAACAGGATGTTTATTAACGATTGCCAAGAAGGCTGCTGATGTTACAGGATTTCATGTTATTCCCAAACGTTGGATTGTTGAAAGAACCTTTGCTTGAATTTTAGACGTATGAGCAAGAGCATTCTCCCCTTACTTCAAAAAGTGGTATCTTCTTTAATATGATTACTATTATGCTTGCTAAATTAACTACTTGAGTCCTTTTAAGACATGTTCTTAGAGTGTAAATCATTTGAATTAATACGAAAAATATGCTACAATTAAAGCATAGATTAATGTAAATAGATCAGTTATGAAAGCTCCAAAAGTAAAAGCTAAGCCTTTAGAGTCATCTACTCAGGTGATGGGAAAAAATGAGATACTCCTCAAGAAGGAACATAAGGCAATCTATGATTACTTTGTAAAAGTATTAGAAGGTAAAGCCAAATTAAAAGAGAACAAAGGAATAACTGATCATTTTATATCAGCTTATAACAACATACCACTTGATAATGTCAATCTAAAAGATATAAACTCACTCAGTGAAGAGAATTTTTGTCAGTTTTTACTTTCTGCATTTAAAGAAGTTAGAGAGAAAAAATTAGCGAACAAAGAGAATTTAGAGAATGATGAAAGAAAGAAATTAGTAGATGATTGTGTAGCTGATATACGTGTTACAGAAGCTAAGGATTCACTCATAAAGCTTATTGGTTTGCCACTTGGAATAAAAATAGACCCAAAAAATATTTCCAGCTCTTTTATGAATGGGGTGAAAGAAAAAATACCATTCTTAAGTAAAGACAAAAAAGAGGAAGATGAACCACCGCTCAGTGATGAAGAGATGGTAACAGCTTTCGTACGCAAGGTTTTTATTCCTGTCCTTTTTTCCGTTGCTTCAATATTGATTTTTGGTCCTACTACACTTGCGGTATTTGCTGCTGTTATTGGTACAATATTTGCCGTAAAGGGAGGAGTTGAGGTTCTTTTTTCAAATAACAAAAAAGGTACTTTATATGACCCTAGTTCACAAGATAAAGATGATACAGAAAAAAGAGCAAGATTGAATGAAAAAATTCGCAATGGCATTGATGATATTTTAAAAACCCCAATTGAAAGACCTCTTGAAACAATTGCTGACGGGAGTAAAAAACAACCTACTCCGGAACAAGCTTCTCAGGTGGGAAATAAAGGGGGTGAGCAGCTTACTGTGCTTGATGAGCAAGTTACTGTAGATCAGCTAGTTGAGGAACAAGGGCAAGCAGTCAAGTAAGACATAGACTTACCAAAAGTGAATTGTGTAAGAGGTCTTTTATTGTTTTATAACACATACAACAGGAGTATGATCAGATGGATTTTCTAGCTTACGCAACCTATCGTCTATGTAACATGTTTCCAATTTATCTGCAGCTTGTGGCGATAGCAGCATATGATCTATTCGCATTCCTTGATTATTTCTTAGTGAATTACCTTGATAATGCCACCAAGTGAATTGTTGCAAGTTTGGGTGAGATATTCTAAATGCATCTTTAAAACCAAGATTCAAGATCGCTCTTAATTTCTCACGCTCTTTTATATGAAAGCACACTTGGCCATTTAATAAATTTGAATCAAAAATATCAATTTCATTCAGTGCAACATTATAATCGCCAGCTATGATGGTTAACTCTTCATTTTTTAATAGATTGTTCATTCTTTTATATAAATTATCAAAAAACTTGAGTTTATATTCAAATGCTTGAGAGTCTAGGCTTTGGCCGTTTGGCACGTATACACTTCCTACCCTTACCTTCTGATTATTGTACTTTATTATGCACTCTACATAACGCGCTTCTTGATAATCTTCTACAATGTCAATCTTAAACTGCTCCAATATTGGATATTTAGATAAAGCACAAACACCATTTCTTGCAACTTGTCCATAGATAGCATATTCATATCCTAACTTTTCTATCTCTGCATAAGGAAATTGCTCTTCTGTACATTTTATCTCTTGCAGCAAAATTATATCTATCTGACTATCAACTATAAAACTACAAAGTTGGTTAATTCTTTTACGTATGGAGTTTACGTTCCAAGTTGCAATCTTTAGCATCAACAATCCTTATTAATTATATCAATTAAACTCTCCCCAGTAGGCAATCTCGATGTTATAATTTTTTTCCATTTGATTAACTTTAAACTATCAGCAATGTTCTTACTCATGGTATATGCAACTGTATTATTTATCACATGAGATAGTCCACTTTTTAGAACTAATGAACAAAATACCCTTGCTGTCTGTGAGGAAAAAAAGGCAACACTATCAATTTTACCATCCAATAATAAATTTTTACACCTATTAGTTAGACTCCTTTTAGTAATTGTTTTATAGAGTACAACTTCTCTTACGTTAAAATCTTCTTCAGATAATCTTTTTTTTAGGTCACATGATACTTCTTGTCCCCTTATATATAAGAACTTTATTGCGTTTGAATAATGAGTTTTTATAAATGATATCAGACCATCAACGTTGCTGTCTGCTGAGATTATATCGGAAAATCCCAAATTTTTTGCAGCCTGCATGGTTGAATTACTAACCGTAATAATTGGAAAGTCATCCTCTTTACATATTTGACTGAAAGCCTTTACACTGTTTTTACTTGTGGATATCACAACGTCAAATTCATAGGTAGATATATCAGGATTTAAGAGCTTTATTGTAAATACTGGTTCTATAAAAACTTTGTATCCATATTTTTTCAGTGTGCTTCTTGTACTCAACGAATCTAATAAAGGCCTTGTCAATAAAATGGACTTCATTCTGGTTTATTTCACTAGCAGTAAAATAATATCCCTTATAGACAAATTATTGAATAAAAACTTTTATTTTTTAAGTTTCTTGCATAAATTAGAAAAAAAAGGTAAAAGAGACTCCATGATTGGCCCGGTAATGAAAAATTGATCGTAAATAAGCGAACATTTTTGATCAAATGGGAAAAAGGACGTTACTCGTTGAGTAACATCCTTTTAGAATGATAAGCGGTTTTGTTTATCCTTTACTAGGCTCAGCTTTTTGTTGAACAGATTCTACGTTTGGTTGATCTACAATCGCACGTCGTTTTGCCAACTTCTCAGTGAGCTCTTCCGTAACTCCTAGACCAAATCTTGTTTCTTGAGAAGGACTATGTCTTTGTGGAGTAGAAGAACTTGGTGAATTGAACCCACTATCAGAATTACGACGGTAACTGGTAAAGCTAGGAGTTGTAACAGTACTGTCAGTGCTTATAGAACCCATTGAATTGCTTCTTGGCGGTTTCTCCGGAGCAACATAAAAACGGCTATTTCCTATGTCTGCAGATTGCTCATCCAACTGAGAATCTTTATAGCTTATATAAGTAGCCTCCTCTGGCACTGCCTTACCTCCAAGCCATGACGGAAGTTTATTCCTTAGCGAGGAAGTTGCATTTACTTTCTTATGCTCACTAGAACTTAACAATTCCGCTTTGCTGCTAACAGTACTGTCAGTGCTTAAAGAATCCATTGAACTGCTTCCTGATAAGCTCTGTTCCAGTGGATTAATAGAACCTGCTTTATGCCTTTTTGCTCCCTTATTAAGACGTTCCAAAGTGTTAAAACGAGCATGCTCTTCCTTGCATTCTCTAATCACTTCTTGAATCTCATCATGATGTTCAGAGAAAGTACTGTCTTTAAAGTATTTAGATTTATCTACTAGCCTTTCTGTAACTAATTTACGTAAACCATCTGCGTCCAAGTTATCAATAAACTTTTTCTGCTTTTTCCATCTTGTAATTAAACCAAAATTTTCCGTAAAATCATCTGCAGAGGAAGTGAATTCCACCTCTTCTTTCGCTTTTATTTTTCCTTCTATTTTCTCTGATATTCCAGAACGTATGCTCTCTATTAATTCAGAATTATTTCCCTTATCAACAAAAATTGCCTTAAGATCCTTTTTCACTTCTTGAACTCTCCTCTTTTGTGGTGAATCAGGAGTAAGCTCATCATCTATTCTGTCTGAATAATTTTCATTACCAGCCGCACGATATAACTTATTTGCTGCTGCAGTGAGCATATCACTTGCTTTTTCTTTCGTTTTTTCATTGATAAGATGAGTACCTCTCTTCAGTGAACCTACTGAATACTCATAACCATCTTTAACTTTCCCGCCAATATGCTTCGCCCCTTCAACTGTTTTTTCTGCTGACCATTTGAGCCCTTTATATCCAGATTGAACTGCTTTTACCGAGAAAAATAAAGCAAGACCAATCATTGCACCTGTTGCAGCAAGTGGTGCGGCAGCCAATAAAAGTGGTAATGCTGCTGCAAATAACCCACCTGCTGCACTTACTGCAAGAATCTGCTTTTCTGCAGACCAAATAGAGAAATCTTTTATTGATCGTTTTAACAATCCAGAAAGTTTATTTTGTTGGGCTTGTGGATTATCAATAATCTCTGCATTTGATGAATCTCTCATCATTTCACTCAAATTCATATCATGTTGCTGAGCTTGGGTGTGATTTAAATTAGAATTTTTTTCATTAGATAACATTTTGATCCTCACATTAACAATATATTACAATTGTATTCTTCAGTCCTTAAGTTAGTGTTAATTCGGCTACCAATGTTCACTTAATGTGTTTTTTGGAAGCACAGAAAATTAAATGGTACAATGTAAGTAGCTGAACACATTTTTGTGAATGCTGCTGTCGATAGGTGTTATCCTAGTCTTGGAATGATAGGAGAAGGGGCTATAGATGGCGAGAGGCCACTACTCGTTAGTGATTGTTGCGATATGACGTCTCGTTTAGATTGGGAGTGTTAAATAAACCATAGGCGTCAAGTTAAGAGATTGTGAGCGAATTCAGGGAAGTTAGGTAGATACTCTAGTTTTTCTGTACTTATCTTTTAATGAAAATCGTGACCAAGTTATGTTTAAGAAAAATTTCCAAACTATTAACTTTATTCTTTAGTGCTAAAAATAACTCTCTAACCCGCCTTTTTAACTCAATAAATGCCTTTGTTAAACTGTATTCTTTTTCACTTCTGTGCAACCAACTATGCCGTGAAATATAAGAATTGCGCACAATTTAGCATATAGTTCACATAATACTCTGCACGGTAGCTTATCAAGTCTGATATGGCTTTTATACAATTTAAATAATTTGCCACCTTACTCTATTGCTCAGCACTAATTTTATTTTCTGGAACATTAGTATTGACCAGTTTAACAATTCTTGTAGAGGATGTATATCCTTGCGATCTCGCTAATCTATTAGCTTTCCTTCTTCTGGCCATATTCAGTTAGTTTCTGACATATAATTCTTACTCTAATTTTTGCTTCTTTTCCTAACAATACCTCGTTTTCTAAAAATCTCTAAATATTCCAATAATTCCATTTTTTGATTTATCATATATGTTGGTATCAACGACTTATGAAATAAGCTCCTATTTCATTGATTTGTTTATTGGCACAAAATAACCGAGATTAGCAAATCATTGCTTACTTACTATATCCTTGGTCTGACCTCCGTTAAATTAAGTTGGTTTATTTCATGTAGTCGAAAACTCCAGACTTAGTATTACTCTCATAACCTTTGTAACTACCCTTTATACATCTCTTCCATACTGTTAGGCAGAGCTACTACTTGACGCTTTTAAATTGCTGCAAGATTTTGCAATCAACTTGCAAGATATTTTTAAAGAGAACCACAGATTCATTCTTTTCATAAATTCCACTGCTTCTTCAGTAAATCTAAACCTTGTTTTGTTATATCTCTCGTTTAGTAATTGACACATTGTTTCTACGCTACAATTATCAACCCCTATAAGACCATGGCTTTTACGAACGATGAACCTTTTAGCTTTCTCTTTCTTTTTATAAACCTTGTTGTAATTGAGATTTTGTCTACTTTTTCATTAAAAAATTCTTTGAGCTTTTTTTATAAGCAAGTTATTTTATTCATTGGTTCTCTCACTAAAAGTACATCTGGGAGAACTTATTATTCTATCTCTTTCATACCTTTATTTCCTTAACTTGACTCCTATGGTTTATTTTACACTCCCTAATTTTAAGCTGCTTCCTTAGGTTATCCAAGAAGTCTATTCTTTGTGGCATAAGCTGTATTTATTTGATAGATATTTACTCTATAACAGAATCACTGCTAAATCTTTTTCTCCTATGCAATAAAGCCTGCCGGGTAAGAGAATACTGAGCGACAACTGAGTTGCCTTGAAAACATAACTTTTGTACAGTTGTATTTTGGTGACAGTAAGGTATGCACAGTCTACTGGCATGATAGACATTCATCATAATTAATATCTGTTTTTTGTTGCAATATTTCGCTTTTTTTGAATATGTCATGTGAGACCTTGTCAGCTCTTTGTATTGATTGTGATCTGCAGTAATATAAGCTTTTTAATCCTTTTTTCCAAGCAAGCATGTGTATTTTGTGTAAGTAACGTTTATACACATTGGCAGATAAGAACAGATTTACTGATTGAGATTGACAAATATAAGGAGTTCTATTACTTGCATGTTCTATAATCCATTGTTGATCAAGTTCGTATGCTGTTTTAAATGTCAGTTTTTCATGCTCACTAAGAAAATCTAAATGCTGAACAGAACCCTCATTTGTCGAGATTGAGGACCATATTTT is a window from the Wolbachia endosymbiont of Armadillidium arcangelii genome containing:
- a CDS encoding ATP-binding protein, which codes for MYILFFKIKAAADTISFTPIIIKSVVVTCSVICTAVVLCFAIYSLLMKLPGVTKVEQDEQKVTFDDVIVSDKMKEALRMICNDISQEKKALFEKVGFKPPQGHLLYGPPENGKTLIARAIAGEAKLPFFPISGADIAGRFANQGVHNIQELFRTARKKAPCVIFIDEIDSIGSERSDSKNESNRAINEDHNKTLNQLLIEMDGFNFNKGVIVIAATNHQDVLDEALLRPGRFSKHIYIPLPELGSRKKILDLDIKNVPIASGLTLKEIARKTEGYSGAELSNLVNEAKHNAVKRTQEQKIDEPVVSMGDFTKALEELNNKSKKLKDKKVSNIDDNVISALLQATVECYTRQSFASTNT
- the tilS gene encoding tRNA lysidine(34) synthetase TilS, which translates into the protein MQLELLFQNIVNNFAFHDNQVAVAVSGGIDSVVLLHLTINWAKKSKLLAPIALTVNHGLRLESQKEAHFAMSYAKELGAKESFVLNWEKKNIKGNIQLQARKARYKLLIEWCKNNNVKYLFVAHHKNDQAETFLLRLERGSGVDGLSSMDYKSFLNGIYVFRPLLNFSRSEIERYAKLHQLRWTEDRSNYDLKYKRTLYRNLLEASDNQDVLTDRICLAALHMKRAAKALMHYTRLAFNDCVNVYDLGYIEIKLSKLYKLPEEIALRLLLYSIMAITSKHYKPRYNSLVAIFNKILQQDSNVNCTLYGCKIRKYGESVLIIREPSKIRQITVYLPLNGPIEWDNRFSCIVLGNRECSVIIAPLKKTQRVPEFLKDYNCCPEVFYSLPTVQKNGKVIAYPCIKHDSKNISDDEIKYSINGIIKENLLKLIDI
- a CDS encoding OmpA family protein — protein: MWSRVVIMCCFCLLITGVSSCPKKEVSVANKMNAVIKQIGDKRVFFGYDESSITEMSADALLDAMEVLQDNPDAKVTLTGHTDNRGSHEYNLALGARRADAAKKFMVSCASYLENRIKTASKGETEPLVDVKDDSKNSKYEKDHAKNRRVEFSFSGIKR
- a CDS encoding exodeoxyribonuclease III; translated protein: MLKIATWNVNSIRKRINQLCSFIVDSQIDIILLQEIKCTEEQFPYAEIEKLGYEYAIYGQVARNGVCALSKYPILEQFKIDIVEDYQEARYVECIIKYNNQKVRVGSVYVPNGQSLDSQAFEYKLKFFDNLYKRMNNLLKNEELTIIAGDYNVALNEIDIFDSNLLNGQVCFHIKEREKLRAILNLGFKDAFRISHPNLQQFTWWHYQGNSLRNNQGMRIDHMLLSPQAADKLETCYIDDRLRKLENPSDHTPVVCVIKQ
- a CDS encoding uroporphyrinogen-III synthase, producing MKSILLTRPLLDSLSTRSTLKKYGYKVFIEPVFTIKLLNPDISTYEFDVVISTSKNSVKAFSQICKEDDFPIITVSNSTMQAAKNLGFSDIISADSNVDGLISFIKTHYSNAIKFLYIRGQEVSCDLKKRLSEEDFNVREVVLYKTITKRSLTNRCKNLLLDGKIDSVAFFSSQTARVFCSLVLKSGLSHVINNTVAYTMSKNIADSLKLIKWKKIITSRLPTGESLIDIINKDC